A single window of Neospora caninum Liverpool complete genome, chromosome XII DNA harbors:
- a CDS encoding EGF-like domain-containing protein, related — protein MAGRHTKLSGAVPIVPAARTSQRAIMCGACCVPIGCSRNAIVWRKGRELVIMDRLRSDGRVRYRHAHLGPLLAFISLTQALALLASALNIAPFELSLRSLEPTGNREKAVLSAGEHDEPGEQATAHDGPKTAVTTNNGSAADADGSALAPATTPKTESEQTSSSQTNPLTCKFVNLGETCGYSEKSGVPLYCLPGQCCVQSPDSASPLCSTDCNGYEKPLIGFEIPTCTCEDQHYYCDEHASCVDSATAGSGVYCRCAKGFKGNGLTCAPTYCEGENPCGTHGTCVPDRETTVGYTCTCDPGYLLITSPAPRCDKCEGEPCGPETAVKECRPGTNGSYSCLCQEGYSLSELNGRKLCHKFSSRCSTSPCGPEEAVQACRDTGESYECLCNVGYKFTRESGEPKCVEHSICDTEPCGAAHLVKECRPTDSGYTCTCQDGAVLVGTIHQPHCINRNPVPWIIAISSVLGVIVLSILSLYVYHQWQRRVAAARGRRSQEQPED, from the coding sequence ATGGCTGGACGCCACACGAAACTCTCGGGGGCGGTGCCAATCGTTCCCGCTGCGAGAACCAGCCAGAGGGCCATCATGTGCGGCGCATGCTGTGTGCCTATCGGGTGTTCGAGAAACGCCATTGTCTGGAGGAAAGGTAGGGAGCTGGTAATTATGGATCGGCTCCGCAGTGACGGGCGGGTCAGATATCGTCATGCCCACTTGGGTCCCCTCCTCGCTTTTATCTCTCTTACGCAGGCGTTGGCTCTGCTGGCTTCGGCACTCAACATTGCGCCCTTCGAACTGTCACTTCGCTCACTAGAGCCTACAGGTAACCGTGAAAAGGCGGTGCTATCAGCTGGAGAACACGATGAGCCTGGAGagcaggcgacagcgcaCGATGGTCCGAAAACCGCAGTCACTACGAACAACGGTTCCGCGGCAGATGCTGATGGGTCTGCGCTGGCACCTGCAACGACACCAAAGACAGAATCGGAGCAGACATCTTCCTCTCAGACGAATCCGTTGACGTGCAAATTCGTTAACCTCGGCGAGACATGCGGATATAGCGAGAAGTCAGGGGTTCCACTGTACTGTCTCCCGGGTCAGTGCTGCGTACAAAGCCCTGAcagcgcgtctcctctttgctcAACTGACTGCAACGGATATGAAAAACCGTTGATCGGTTTCGAAATCCCAACCTGTACCTGTGAAGACCAACACTACTACTGTGACGAGCATGCATCGTGTGTGGACAGCGCTACTGCCGGCAGTGGTGTTTACTGCAGGTGTGCCAAGGGGTTCAAGGGCAATGGACTAACTTGCGCGCCTACTTATTGTGAGGGAGAAAACCCGTGCGGAACTCACGGGACATGTGTTCCTGATCGAGAAACCACTGTTGGATACACATGCACGTGTGACCCCGGCTACCTCCTCATTACTTCGCCGGCCCCCAGGTGCGACAAATGTGAAGGGGAGCCCTGTGGGCCTGAAACGGCAGTAAAAGAATGCCGCCCCGGTACTAACGGTTCTTACTCATGCTTGTGCCAAGAAGGCTATAGCCTCTCCGAACTTAATGGACGCAAGCTATGCCACAAATTCTCATCACGATGTTCTACTTCTCCCTGTGGCCCGGAAGAGGCTGTACAGGCATGCAGAGATACTGGTGAATCGTACGAGTGTCTTTGCAACGTCGGCTACAAGTTCACTCGGGAGTCCGGCGAACCGAAGTGTGTCGAACACAGCATCTGTGACACAGAACCTTGTGGGGCTGCCCACTTGGTCAAGGAATGCAGACCAACGGACTCTGGGTATACATGCACCTGCCAAGATGGCGCCGTTCTTGTCGGAACAATTCATCAGCCGCATTGCATCAACAGAAACCCTGTGCCATGGATAATCGCCATAAGCTCAGTGCTCGGGGTCATCGTTCTTTCAATTCTAAGTTTGTATGTGTATCACCAATGGCAACGGAGGGTtgcagcagcgagaggaagaagaagccagGAACAGCCTGAAGATTGA